A region of Theileria annulata chromosome 2, complete sequence, *** SEQUENCING IN PROGRESS *** DNA encodes the following proteins:
- a CDS encoding DNA replication licensing factor, putative (chr2.C.cand.232 - DNA replication licensing factor) codes for MQGFAKLGIENVDEYEQDMLDDAVYELDPKDRRAAERRMRFRDRARTRGTEGDRAMHKQLWRKILDMADEEFEDNLFARISERVTKRRTDFATAEAEAPDISRLESAKAVLHSNPNEVTFDEKYQQAIDSCFRYFLYRFKLSDDAPNYYYKSKISTMIREDKTVLRVAAQHLLQFHCENVITWLEFRPSDVLPVLHDCLTFEVSKLKEELYKKRYCKVAITDWPFTTQLGLLRSSELNTLIRVSGIKVTMPLAILINIIGIVIRRGSVLPRLRVLYLKCNSCDNTLSELPIYFSDTIKPVFPKRCPYCRSPGFTVDRINTEYTDYQKLTIQEPPSSVPAGRTPRQKIVILTGDFVDSVKPGDLVDVLGTYKTRYDLGLNIKHGFPILHTELEANNIERQEDSLSFELTEEDISEIKRLSRDPCIRERLIASVAPTLWGHKTAKASVLCALFGGVPKGILSTLNSANTGSGAGGHRIRGDINVLLVGDPGLGKSQLLQYVHKTANRSVLTTGKGASAVGLTAGVRKDPITGTLRHNFVREWCLEGGALVLADEGFCVIDEFDKMTDKDRVSIHEAMEQQSISISKAGIVTSLRARCSVIAAANPKFGRYEPALTFKENVDFSDPILSRFDLIVVLRDIPNIEEDLLLSEYVVTNHQLLHPRLDNVEDYENVLKRLQNTLLSSNIVEPISTDLFKKYVYYARKNIKPMIGQEYYSQIEGKLSGVYSRIRQRTFGGGYPLTLRHIESIIRISEANAKMRLSNVITSEDVDVAIAMLLESYISSQKYSVATRLSMEFTRYRALFTGNDELLTQLLKGSLQHQLQVQLRKQYVNQMHHTDGTDVDMENMENIVGMESNISVMLFIKICNRYKFGEDQVNRWMHSSQFKKHFKLYHDQNGNQLITSTLT; via the exons ATGCAAGGCTTTGCGAAGCTGGGAATTGAAAATGTGGATGAATATGAACAAGACATGCTCGATGACGCAGTGTATGAACTTGACCCGAAGGACCGACGAGCAGCAGAAAGACGTATGCGTTTCAGAGATCGAGCAAGAACAAGAGGAACCGAAGGAGACAGAGCAATGCACAAACAACTGTGGCGTAAGATACTTGATATGGCAGACGAGGAGTTCGAAGATAATCTTTTTGCAAGAATATCAGAGCGAGTCACTAAAAGGAGAACAGATTTTGCAACAGCAGAAGCAGAAGCACCAGATATTTCACGACTAGAAAGCGCAAAAGCCGTATTGCACTCGAATCCAAACGAAGTTACCTTTGATGAAAAATATCAACAAGCCATTGATTCGTGCTTCAG GTATTTTTTGTACCGTTTCAAGCTGAGTGACGACGCACCTAACTATTACTACAAGAGTAAAATATCAACAATGATCAGAGAAGATAAAACGGTGTTAAGAGTGGCAGCACAACATTTGCTGCAGTTCCACTGTGAGAATGTGATCACATGGCTTGAGTTTCGACCATCAGATGTACTGCCAGTGCTCCACGACTGTCTGACATTTGAAGTAAGTAAACTGAAGGAGGAATTGTACAAGAAGAGATACTGCAAAGTAGCAATCACAGATTGGCCATTCACTACGCAACTGGGTCTACTACGTTCTTCAGAACTTAATACACTCATTAGAGTTTCAGGTATTAAAGTTACTATGCCACTA GCCatactaataaatattataggGATAGTAATCAGAAGAGGATCGGTGTTACCGAGATTAAGAGTGTTGTATCTGAAGTGCAATTCATGCGATAACACGCTGAGTGAATTGCCAATATATTTCAGTGATACGATAAAGCCAGTGTTTCCAAAGAGATGCCCATATTGTCGATCACCAGGGTTCACGGTGGACAGAATTAACACAGAATATACAGATTATCAGAAGTTGACAATACAGGAACCACCAAGTAGTGTGCCGGCAGGTAGAACACCGCGTCAGAAGATAGTAATTCTGACTGGAGACTTTGTAGATTCAGTGAAACCGGGAGATTTGGTAGATGTCCTGGGAACATATAAGACAAGGTACGATTTAGGACTTAACATTAAACACGGGTTCCCAATACTACACACGGAATTAGAAGCTAATAATATAGAACGCCAAGAAGACTCGCTATCGTTCGAGTTAACTGAGGAGGATATTAGTGAAATTAAACGTCTGAGCAGGGATCCATGTATTAGAGAACGCTTAATAGCTTCAGTAGCTCCTACACTTTGGGGCCATAAAACAGCCAAAGCTTCTGTTTTATGTGCTCTATTTGGCGGTGTTCCAAAGGGTATTCTATCCACACTCAACTCTGCCAACACTGGTAGTGGTGCGGGAGGACACCGTATTAGAGGTGATATAAATGTGTTGTTAGTTGGTGATCCAGGACTTGGGAAATCACAACTGCTACAATACGTACATAAAACTGCCAATAGAAGTGTATTAACCACTGGTAAAGGAGCAAGTGCAGTGGGTCTGACTGCAGGTGTTAGAAAAGATCCAATAACAGGTACCCTCAGACATAATTTTGTTA gAGAATGGTGCTTGGAAGGAGGAGCATTAGTGTTAGCAGATGAAGGGTTTTGTGTAATTGACGAATTCGATAAAATGACAGACAAAGATCGAGTAAGTATCCATGAAGCAATGGAGCAACAAAGTATAAGCATAAGTAAAGCAGGAATAGTGACCAGTTTGAGGGCTAGATGTTCAGTGATAGCGGCAGCAAACCCAAAATTTGGTCGTTACGAACCAGCATTAACATTTAAAGAAAATGTTGATTTCTCAGACCCGATCCTAAGTAGATTTGACTTAATAGTGGTATTAAGAGACATACCAAATATTGAAGAGGACCTGTTATTATCAGAATACGTAGTAACAAATCATCAGCTATTACACCCAAGATTAGACAATGTAGAAGATTACGAAAATGTCCTGAAACGCCTTCAAAATACACTTTTATCTTCCAATATTGTGGAACCGATATCTACAGACTTGTTTAAAAAGTACGTCTACTATGCCAGGAAAAATATTAAGCCGATGATTGGCCAGGAGTATTACAGCCAAATCGAAGGTAAATTGAGTGGAGTTTACAGTAGAATAAGACAAAGAACGTTCGGTGGCGGATACCCGCTGACTTTACGTCACATTGAAAGTATAATTAGAATCAGCGAAGCCAACGCTAAGATGAGATTATCAAATGTAATCACTTCAGAAGATGTTGACGTGGCAATTGCCATGTTATTGGAAAGTTATATTTCAAGTCAGAAATACTCCGTGGCCACTAGATTATCTATGGAATTCACAAGATACAGAGCACTATTCACTGGCAATGATGAGTTGCTAACTCAATTACTAAAGGGATCACTGCAACATCAGTTGCAGGTACAATTACGTAAACAGTACGTTAACCAAATGCATCACACTGATGGCACTGATGTGGACATGGAGAATATGGAGAACATAGTTGGCATGGAGAGCAACATAAGCGTGATGCTATTCATTAAGATATGCAACCGGTACAAGTTTGGAGAAGACCAAGTTAACAGATGGATGCATTCTAGTCAGTTTAAAAAACACTTCAAGTTATACCATGATCAGAATGGCAACCAACTCATCACTTCTACTCTTACCTAA
- a CDS encoding uncharacterized protein (chr2.C.cand.229 - hypothetical protein) has translation MLINKFIKIKHINSHLFIYNSIPSEATFKNYNPSISKFNLISTNQYYTSNSARESEKFKEFSRYLIESETERRNRKLKELTVQNYLKKLKLRERNLARPPLIYEGPVYLNYWLRRRRSGARK, from the coding sequence ATgttgataaataaatttataaaaattaaacacaTCAATTCACACttattcatttataattCCATCCCATCTGAAGcaacttttaaaaattacaatcCATCGATTTCCaagtttaatttaatatcaaCTAACCAATATTACACATCGAATTCCGCTAGAGAATCtgaaaaatttaaagaattcTCGAGATACTTGATTGAGTCAGAAACTGAGAGAAGGAATAGAAAGTTGAAGGAATTAACTGTCCAAAACTACTTGAAAAAGTTAAAGTTGAGGGAGCGAAATTTGGCAAGACCGCCGCTAATTTACGAAGGTCCGGTATACCTTAATTACTGGCTACGAAGGCGTAGGAGCGGTGCCAGAAAATga
- a CDS encoding uncharacterized protein (chr2.C.cand.233 - hypothetical protein;~4 probable transmembrane helices predicted for TA13665 by TMHMM2.0 at aa 23-40, 47-69, 74-91 and 104-123), which translates to MDYDEELRDTLKSDLFGSNSSHLMFMSVLILLSSGLHIYLSNIGNSIANFILGFLTIFFIFNPSVVLIISLMTYSITLSSTLCLLLVITIIKQKVWTSHLNRKIQLFLYLYDILISFVIFSILNKIWRSPCNMSNDVLPNWYYNELELNKQNIWMPFTGVGNTLFKPNDNFNI; encoded by the exons atggaCTATGACGAAGAGCTTAGAGATACTTTGAAAAGTGACTTATTTGGCTCCAATTCATCGCATTTAATGTTCATGTCAGTCCTAATTCTTTTATCCTCGGGACTACACATTTACTTATCCAATATCGGAAATTCAATCGCCAATTTCATTTTAG gatttttaactatttttttcattttcaatCCTTCAGTGGTCTTGATCATTTCACTCATGACTTACA gCATAACTCTTTCATCAACTTTATGTCTATTATTGGTtataacaattattaaacag AAAGTTTGGACTTCTCATTTGAACCGGAAAATCCAACTATTTCTCTACCTTTATGATATTCTCATATCATTCGTTATCTTTTCAATACTCAATAAAA TTTGGAGATCGCCTTGTAATATGAGTAATGACGTATTACCTAATTGGTATTATAATGAGCtggaattaaataaacaaaacaTTTGGATGCCATTCACTGGAGTTGGAAATACTCTTTTCAAGCcaaatgataattttaatatttaa
- a CDS encoding uncharacterized protein (chr2.C.cand.230 - hypothetical protein), whose protein sequence is MKTDWEKYTHLQLFLKYSLNSQKNPSQIVNHILSFVNFNSNSNVPINVNDSSEKRKLNHLSNYCKIRKINNDKANNCNYIENGNHISNIETNTTNTNNTNNTNLTIREENNSIEDTSANDDRNVENGSDLIFDMKYCSLQLPIPLEVYQSDEGLYTLESDQSELITSYDVCFDEEMASNFIMVEPFRFLCKVHITFDDKLGHQWCCCYFDARGNCTKKRFNTSSLAFNTAKMLAHRCKEAAEHSFHNIWILKHKDALNWPIPTNLTNSFIDLIDKVKNELTNKNCPNCSINNIKHILNSF, encoded by the coding sequence ATGAAGACTGATTGGGAAAAATACACTCATCTTCaactatttttaaaatactcCTTAAACTCTCAAAAAAATCCATCACAAATTGTTAATCATATTCTTTCCTTTGTTAATTTCAATTCTAATTCTAACGTACCAATCAACGTAAATGATTCGTCAGAAAAAAGgaaattaaatcatttatcaaattattgtaaaattaggaAAATTAATAACGATAAAGCtaataattgtaattatatagaaaATGGAAATCATATTTCAAACATTGAAACTAATACCActaatacaaataatacaaataatactaatttgACAATTAGAGAGGAAAATAACTCTATAGAAGATACTTCTGCGAATGATGACAGGAATGTGGAGAATGGTAgtgatttaatatttgatatgAAGTATTGTAGCTTACAGTTACCAATACCATTAGAAGTGTATCAGAGCGATGAGGGATTATATACACTGGAAAGTGACCAGAGTGAGTTAATAACGAGTTATGACGTATGTTTCGATGAGGAAATGGCgagtaattttataatggTTGAACCTTTTCGGTTCTTATGCAAAGTTCACATTACATTTGATGATAAATTGGGTCACCAGTGGTGTTGCTGTTACTTTGACGCCAGAGGCAACTGTACCAAAAAAAGATTCAACACCTCAAGTTTGGCCTTCAACACAGCTAAAATGCTCGCTCACAGATGTAAAGAAGCTGCTGAACACTCGTTTCACAATATTTGgattttaaaacataaaGATGCTCTAAATTGGCCTATTCCAACTAATCTTACTAATTCATTCATTGATCTTATTGATAAAGTTAAAAACGAgttaactaataaaaaCTGCCCTAACTGCTCtataaataacattaaaCACATTCTTAACTccttttaa
- a CDS encoding uncharacterized protein (chr2.cand.291 - hypothetical protein), whose translation MKEEFSSQSFEGITPDFITLDSEFTALTTHSSARHKTQKELEKEEILRKLQGLVSGDRLFFKKSTLGQQVSNPEIPTTNDFVESKFVYWIYDKMSIYLLVNIDPYGKLRFTYGDLYQMAVSHDLFFHKLETRFVKNIKSEHTGYKRAESTKTQTTQMDPFPMEPSYFRQDSEIKQKAINYDIKSRPTPAGVESFCRCKFSNKNEFIKKLRLIIKTNKSKFMDKTAEMKELRLIMSQNIRTYEVEIMGYIMDENPWTYSTNPWDEPEEEKVKEIIEMYKKAVNDPVYKDMYQKWLNKYKLQINQAGTHMIQKIK comes from the coding sequence ATGAAGGAAGAATTTAGTTCTCAGAGCTTTGAGGGAATTACCCCGGATTTTATAACCCTGGACTCTGAATTTACCGCCCTAACAACACATTCTAGCGCGAGACATAAGACCCAGAAGGAGCTTGAAAAGGAGGAAATTTTGAGGAAGTTACAGGGACTAGTTTCAGGAGATCGTTTATTTTTCAAGAAGTCAACTTTAGGACAGCAAGTTTCAAACCCTGAAATCCCAACCACAAATGACTTTGTTGAGTCCAAATTTGTTTACTGGATCTATGACAAAATGAGTATTTACCTTCTAGTTAACATTGATCCTTATGGTAAGCTGAGGTTTACGTATGGCGACCTATACCAAATGGCAGTTTCAcatgatttatttttccATAAACTGGAGACCAGATTTgtaaagaatataaagtCAGAGCATACAGGATATAAAAGAGCGGAATCCACAAAAACACAAACAACCCAAATGGATCCATTTCCAATGGAGCCTTCATATTTCAGACAAGATTCCGAAATAAAGCAAAAGgcaataaattatgatattAAAAGTAGACCAACGCCAGCAGGAGTTGAGTCCTTTTGTAGGTGTAAATTTAGTAACAAAAACGAGTTTATAAAAAAACTGCGcctaataataaaaaccAATAAGAGTAAGTTTATGGATAAAACAGCTGAGATGAAGGAATTAAGGTTGATAATGTCACAGAATATTAGAACATACGAGGTCGAGATCATGGGATACATAATGGATGAAAACCCTTGGACATATAGCACAAACCCTTGGGATGAGCCAGAGGAGGAAAAGGTTAAAgaaataatagaaatgtataaaaaagCAGTTAATGATCCAGTATATAAGGATATGTATCAAAAATGGcttaataaatataaactcCAAATCAACCAAGCCGGAACACATATGAtccaaaaaattaaataa
- a CDS encoding N2,N2-dimethylguanosine tRNA methyltransferase, putative (all_bases.C.cand.390 - N2,N2-dimethylguanosine tRNA methyltransferase) → MMSESLIKEGLAVVNGRGADNKPLFYNPPQVFNRDLSLIVLKTFILQEKDKIKSDPKFGTFVGVNILESLAATGIIIIEYTRIRGIRYLKELDDLVGMVTFNDLDRKSAEMILKNLELNAIPRNKFRVTCCDANFLSNVLTPAPDISKHFLMSNNIYKIPVGSFNSTDNITNILKHYNASVDKFIDLLSVNSNPTTTNGVDTNTNVMDEDCINRNIVDIIDLDPYSSATSYIDSAVKCVRSGGMLLITSTDMPTLCGNNPLVSFYKYGGSSFKSPFCHELSLRILLYSIMLTASKYKRVIEPLLSCSIDFYVRVFVKVVYSPEMCKKVGENSGIVLMCVKCHSYHVLNLCNDYITVNRSINLDDSRVENAKRRRKEDFELSRTCQECGSRIKIGGPIYTGPLHNLNFVQSTLNTLHNINSNITNTTGNGTIDGTKNTKATKDTNNIESNDGAENGITMYKRLRGLLTTINEEVDVPLYYSISDLCQIWSLTTISPILFKEVLRSLGYKVSNFHRDPNSIKTNAPNQVVMDIIRTHAKNTGKTTNHAFFNKPIQTIGIDLDKKVEKTKDVPRWFPNPTSHWGPKKMHKTTSTSLK, encoded by the exons ATGATGAGTGAATCCTTAATTAAAGAGGGTTTAGCCGTAGTAAATGGCAGAGGCGCCGATAATAAGCCTTTATTTTATAACCCACCTCAAGTTTTTAACCGTGATTTATCCCTCATAGTCTTAAAAACCTTTATTCTCCAAgaaaaagataaaataa aaagTGATCCGAAATTTGGTACGTTCGTCGGTGTAAATATTCTAGAATCTCTAGCTGCAACTGGTATTATCATTATCGAATATACTa GAATAAGGGGAATAAGATATTTGAAGGAATTAGATGATTTGGTAGGAATGGTAACTTTTAATGATTTGGACCGTAAATCAGCAGAAATGATACTGAAGAATTTGGAATTGAATGCAATTCCCAGGAATAAGTTCAGAGTAACATGTTGTGACgctaattttttatctaatGTTTTGACGCCGGCCCCGGACATTTCAAAGCACTTTCTCATGTCaaacaatatatataagaTTCCTGTCGGATCATTTAACTCCACGgataatattactaatattcTTAAACACTATAATGCCAGTGTGGACAAGTTCATTGACTTGTTATCGGTTAATTCAAATCCCACTACCACTAACGGTGTTGATACTAATACCAACGTAATGGATGAGGATTGTATTAATAGGAACATAGTGGATATAATTGATTTGGACCCATACTCTAGTGCTACATCGTATATAGACTCAGCTgtgaaatgtgtaagaaGTGGTGGAATGTTATTAATAACATCAACCGACATGCCAACACTATGCGGTAATAATCCCCTAGTATCTTTTTATAAGTATGGCGGCTCGAGTTTCAAGTCACCATTTTGCCATGAATTGTCACTGAGAATTCTGTTATACTCCATAATGTTAACAGCAAGTAAGTATAAACGTGTAATTGAGCCTCTGTTGTCCTGTAGCATTGATTTCTACGTCAGAGTGTTTGTTAAAGTTGTGTATTCACCcgaaatgtgtaaaaagGTAGGTGAAAACTCGGGAATCGTATTGATGTGCGTTAAGTGCCATTCTTACCATGTACTTAATCTGTGCAATGATTATATTACAGTCAACAGGTCCATTAATCTAGATGATAGTAGAGTTGAAAATGCTAAGAGAAGGAGAAAGGAGGATTTTGAATTGAGTAGAACATGCCAAGAATGTGGATcaagaattaaaattggaGGTCCAATTTATACAGGGCCATTACATAATCTTAATTTTGTACAATCAACACTTAATACATTACATAACATCAACTctaatattactaatactactgGTAATGGTACTATTGATGGTACTAAAAATACTAAGGctactaaggatactaataatatcGAAAGTAATGATGGTGCTGAGAATGGTATAACAATGTATAAAAGATTAAGAGGATTATTAACAACAATTAATGAg GAAGTTGATGTGCCGCTTTATTACTCTATTTCTGATTTATGCCAAATTTGGTCTTTAACTACAATTAGTCCAATATTATTCAA GGAAGTATTGAGAAGCTTGGGATATAAGGTGTCGAATTTTCATAGGGATCCCAACTCAATAAAGACAAATGCACCAAACCAAGTAGTCATGGATATAATAAGAACACACGCTAAAAATACTGGTAAAACAACCAATCATGCTTTTTTCAATAAACCAATACA aaCAATTGGGATAGATTTGGATAAGAAAGTGGAGAAGACGAAAGATGTACCGAGGTGGTTTCCAAACCCAACTAGTCATTGGGGACCTAAAAAAATGCATAAAACTACGTCGACATcactaaaataa
- a CDS encoding uncharacterized protein (all_bases.C.cand.392 - hypothetical protein), with protein sequence MLNDDRKCSKDLNEYYKCLSGSGRDPSKCQTQEIALRKCSTTDKENDYCLNELLELYRCTKKPDANGCANEFLLFRECNRPGGPEILVKDEMYKVNLKHLDKYNLSSNVICPVNPPKRSMKNISKLLEQMKQVCGFKNFQEKFTPQVKS encoded by the exons atgttGAATGATGATAGAAAGTGTTCGAAGGACTTAAATGAGTATTATAAATGCTTAAGTGGCAGTGGCCGAGACCCTTCAAAGTGCCAAACACAAGAAATCGCACTCAGAAAATGCTCTACAAC tgaTAAAGAGAATGATTATTGTTTGAATGAGTTATTGGAATTATATCGCTGTACAAA GAAACCTGACGCTAATGGATGCGCTAACGAGTTTCTTTTATTTCGCGAGTGTAACAGGCCTGGAGGACCTGAAATTTTAGTAAAA GACGAAATGTATAAGGTTAACTTGAAGCATTTGGACAAATATAACCTCAGCTCAAACGTAATTTGTCCTGTGAATCCTCCGAAACGTTCAATGAAGAACATTTCTAAGCTCCTAGAACAGATGAAGCAGGTGTGCGGATTCAAAAACTTTCAAGAAAAATTCACTCCACAAGTTAAATCATGA
- a CDS encoding uncharacterized protein (1 probable transmembrane helix predicted for TA13685 by TMHMM2.0 at aa 273-295) yields MQDHSFNNISKHDLHNAIRKIVRSDNLSDLTAGGVRKKLSEHFNTPKEYMDTRAQEVSSLINEVLREIAITSDQSHDHNANTDQTEDVLLRKMVDTDKFPDVHSKHSKTPLKVNTSVKYSSPTKHDNSTMKYEMKHDEKINYIELKSESPVKREYEENVQSDITTESLEPPRRVSKLQRDLMTKDFFLNNAKSIEIKLQESDPIFALPRLFSTGSCGWYCFQVFTIFQEFRRSRSLLPSWIQLHRYFSTQPYTFLKNFQSSEVKTGPTNFPHLLIIFIISIFHISHLYFNFCIFWSIF; encoded by the exons atgCAAGATcattcatttaataatatatctAAACATGATTTACACAACGCCATTAG AAAAATTGTTAGAAGTGATAATTTATCTGATCTGACTGCGGGTGGAGTACGTAAGAAGTTATCGGAACACTTTAACACTCCAAAGGAGTATATGGACACAAGAGCCCAGGAAGTTAGCAGCCTAATAAACGAAGTTTTGAGAGAAATCGCAATAACTTCCGATCAATCGCATGATCACAATGCCAACACAGATCAAACCGAAGATGTATTATTAAGAAAAATGGTAGATACTGACAAATTTCCTGATGTACACTCTAAACATTCCAAAACTCCTTTAAAAGTCAATACCAGCGTCAAGTACAGTTCACCCACAAAGCATGATAATAGTACCATGAAGTATGAAATGAAGCATGATGAAAAGATCAACTATATTGAATTAAAGTCAGAATCACCGGTAAAAAGAGAATATGAAGAAAATGTACAAAGTGATATAACAACTGAATCTTTGGAACCACCAAGAAGAGTTTCAAAACTACAAC gTGATTTAATGACAAAGGATTTTTTCCTGAATAATGCAAAAAGTATTGAGATAAAGCTCCAGGAATCTGACCCGATTTTTGCCCTTCCAAGATTGTTTTCAACTGGAAGCTGTGGATGGTATTGTTTTCAAGTTTTCACAATTTTTCAGGAATT TAGGAGATCAAGAAGTTTATTGCCAAGTTGGATTCAACTGCACAGGTATTTCTCCACACAAccttacacatttttaaaaaattttcagtCGTCGGAAGTAAAAACTGGTCCGACTAATTTTccacatttattaataattttcataatttcaatttttcacatttcacatttatattttaatttttgtatattttggagcatattttaa
- a CDS encoding ubiquitin fusion degradation protein (UFD1 homologue), putative, whose translation MIQENNLLKNPYAHTSNYRCFSVSFAGRESMEQGNKSIFHSLIFSFSLILLPQSALHELASRNISWPMMFEILNPKNYKRTNGGVLEFISEEGTCNIPYWVIFYTIDLVMSNLGLNEGDIVTITNVSLPKANWVKLKPLNEDYWDISNPRAVLENALRNYATLTVGDVIPIHYIQTVYLFQIMDLKPAKACSIIETDMEVEFDMPAPEPKEEEKAMETDPEPVIGKRLDGKTPRLIKQNVDTVNKTPWKNKLPNGIRLIWLLVFHIVVEI comes from the exons ATGATTCAagagaataatttattaaagaaTCCTTATG CTCATACATCTAACTATCGATGTTTTTCAGTTTCTTTCGCAGGTCGAGAATCAATGGAACAAGGCAATAAAAGTATCTTCCATTCCTTAATATTTAGTTTTTCACTca ttttattgCCTCAATCAGCATTGCATGAACTTGCAAGTCGAAATATTTCTTGGCCGATGATGTTTGAAATTCTTAACCCAAAGAACTATAAACGTACTAACGGCGGAGTTTTGGAATTCATATCCGAAGAAGGAACATGTAATATTCCATACTgggtaattttttataccATTGATTTA gTAATGAGTAATTTGGGGTTAAATGAAGGAGATATAGTGACTATAACTAATGTTTCACTACCAAAAGCCAATTGGGTCAAACTTAAACCATTAAATGAAGATTACTGGGATATCTCAAACCCTAGAGCTGT ATTGGAAAATGCATTGAGAAATTATGCAACATTAACAGTTGGTGACGTAATTCCAATACATTACATTCAAACCGTATACTTATTCCAAATCATG GATTTGAAGCCCGCAAAGGCGTGTAGTATAATTGAAACTGATATGGAGGTAGAATTTGATATGCCAGCACCTGAACCAAAAGAGGAGGAAAAGGCTATGGAAACCGACCCGGAACCAGTAATTGGGAAAAGATTAGATGGGAAAACTCCAAGATTAATAAAGCAAAATGTAGATACTGTCAATAAAACTCCTTGGAAAAATAAACTACCGAATGGAATTCGA CTAATATGGTTATTGGTATTCCATATTGTTGTAGAGATATGA